The following are encoded in a window of Candidatus Microthrix parvicella Bio17-1 genomic DNA:
- a CDS encoding MFS transporter: MNPPSPITATPTARHELSGDDLPTEVKDPTALAEPTLRLRRRRRSSGDRSGRRHGTVGAALSHQAFRRVAAGAFASNIGTWMQNVTLIALANQLTHSGAFVGLVSFAQLGPMLLASPVGGVLADRFDRRHIIMAGSAVQGSLSVVLAIVAWNGNPPPWALVLIVLGIGMANALIAPSNGALLPHLVDRRDLSGAVAVNSAAMNGSRVLGPLLAALVSSLGTGWIFMINAGTYVFVIAAVGAAKVAFAPPTDGAVGPWARFRQGLDTAREDPVLRRVLGIVSLFSLCSLVFIYQLPGLAENQLGITGSAFYRLFAAFGLGAAGGAILLGTVLGGRPLHRVPLFALPAFAVTLAAFAFTHDPVAAHFIIFALGFFYFTLVTALSTTLQEEVDDEHRGRVMGLWMIAWAGLVPVGSLLAGPVIDKVGGTPVLLFGAVVALALTKVGNLDRNQLPERRPLTRPLPN; encoded by the coding sequence ATGAACCCTCCTTCTCCCATCACCGCCACTCCGACCGCCCGTCACGAGCTGAGCGGAGACGACCTGCCCACCGAGGTGAAGGACCCGACGGCGCTTGCCGAGCCGACACTACGCCTGCGACGCCGACGTCGAAGCTCCGGTGACCGCAGTGGGCGGCGCCACGGGACCGTCGGCGCGGCGCTGAGCCACCAGGCGTTCCGGCGCGTTGCCGCCGGGGCCTTCGCATCCAACATCGGCACCTGGATGCAGAACGTCACGCTGATTGCGCTGGCCAACCAGCTGACGCACTCCGGCGCCTTCGTCGGGTTGGTGTCCTTCGCCCAGCTGGGGCCGATGCTGCTCGCCTCCCCGGTCGGCGGGGTGCTGGCCGATCGCTTCGACCGCCGCCACATCATCATGGCCGGGTCCGCCGTGCAGGGCAGCCTGTCGGTGGTGCTGGCCATCGTCGCCTGGAACGGCAACCCGCCGCCCTGGGCGCTGGTGCTGATCGTGCTGGGCATCGGCATGGCCAACGCCCTGATCGCCCCGTCCAACGGCGCACTCCTCCCCCACCTGGTGGACCGCCGGGACCTGTCCGGTGCGGTCGCGGTCAACTCGGCTGCGATGAACGGATCGCGGGTGCTCGGCCCGCTGCTGGCCGCCCTTGTCTCCTCGCTGGGCACCGGCTGGATCTTCATGATCAACGCCGGCACTTACGTGTTCGTCATCGCCGCAGTCGGGGCCGCCAAGGTGGCGTTTGCGCCTCCGACCGATGGGGCGGTCGGGCCGTGGGCCCGCTTCCGCCAGGGGCTGGACACCGCCCGAGAGGATCCGGTGCTCCGGCGGGTGCTGGGCATCGTCAGCCTGTTCTCGCTGTGCTCGCTGGTGTTCATCTACCAGCTGCCCGGCCTGGCCGAGAACCAGCTGGGCATCACCGGCAGCGCCTTCTACCGGCTGTTTGCCGCCTTCGGGTTGGGAGCGGCCGGCGGCGCCATCCTGCTGGGCACTGTGCTGGGCGGACGGCCGCTGCACCGGGTGCCGCTCTTCGCCCTGCCCGCCTTCGCGGTCACGCTCGCAGCGTTTGCATTCACCCACGACCCGGTGGCCGCCCACTTCATTATCTTTGCGCTCGGCTTCTTCTACTTCACCCTGGTGACGGCGCTGTCGACCACGCTTCAGGAGGAGGTCGACGACGAGCACCGCGGCCGGGTGATGGGCCTGTGGATGATCGCCTGGGCCGGGCTGGTGCCGGTGGGCAGCCTGCTGGCCGGCCCGGTGATCGACAAGGTGGGTGGCACGCCGGTGCTGCTGTTTGGGGCGGTGGTCGCCCTCGCACTCACGAAGGTGGGCAACCTCGACCGCAACCAGCTTCCCGAGCGCCGACCGCTTACCCGCCCACTACCCAACTGA
- a CDS encoding J domain-containing protein, with translation MATNHSVGERDWYRVLGVDRQAGGDTIRVAYRELAWRLHPDRQQSPAAAGGLSHAERRVAERRMREVNEAFRVLGEPARRRAYDHGRFGAETPKRPSRSATGRAERPRRTVVEVPDDHGDDMVDVAGDGVHGLLFSRLVPAMVAVLLLGIVVFSAFAGGGVKDPSSATPGCVLGNTLVDCAKPNEGRIVGLADSAHRCPDGSGLVRLAVEYCVES, from the coding sequence ATGGCGACCAATCACAGCGTGGGGGAGCGCGATTGGTACCGGGTCCTTGGGGTCGATCGTCAAGCGGGCGGCGACACCATTCGCGTTGCGTATCGGGAGCTGGCGTGGCGCCTCCATCCCGACAGGCAGCAGTCGCCCGCGGCGGCCGGAGGCCTGTCCCACGCCGAACGACGGGTGGCCGAGCGGCGGATGCGTGAGGTCAACGAGGCCTTCCGGGTGTTGGGTGAGCCCGCTCGTCGGCGAGCCTACGACCATGGTCGCTTCGGGGCTGAGACGCCGAAGCGACCAAGCCGATCGGCCACCGGTCGTGCCGAACGTCCGCGCCGCACGGTGGTCGAGGTGCCGGACGATCACGGCGACGACATGGTGGACGTGGCCGGCGACGGCGTGCACGGACTGTTGTTCTCGCGCCTGGTTCCGGCGATGGTGGCGGTGCTTCTCCTGGGGATCGTCGTGTTCAGTGCGTTTGCCGGCGGTGGCGTCAAGGACCCGTCGTCGGCCACCCCCGGCTGCGTGCTGGGGAACACGCTGGTCGATTGCGCCAAGCCCAACGAAGGGCGCATCGTCGGCCTCGCCGACAGTGCCCATCGGTGCCCCGACGGGTCGGGGCTGGTCAGGCTGGCTGTCGAGTACTGCGTCGAGTCGTAA